A stretch of the Veillonella parvula DSM 2008 genome encodes the following:
- the rpmE gene encoding 50S ribosomal protein L31, with protein MKQGIHPDYKEATVTCGCGNTFKTGSVKEDLRVDVCSKCHPFFTGQQRAAQARGRIEQFNKRYGK; from the coding sequence ATGAAACAAGGTATTCATCCAGACTATAAAGAAGCTACAGTAACTTGCGGTTGTGGCAACACATTCAAAACTGGCTCTGTAAAAGAAGACCTTCGTGTAGACGTTTGCTCCAAATGCCATCCGTTCTTCACTGGTCAACAACGTGCGGCTCAAGCTCGTGGTCGTATTGAACAATTTAACAAACGTTACGGCAAATAA
- a CDS encoding YdbC family protein, protein MAVINFEIFKVIGTLSEDKDGWKKQLTCTSWGKYNPKFDLRAWDSEYTSMKKGITLSLEELIALRDILNESDLEAILAEAIEEKQASKE, encoded by the coding sequence ATGGCAGTTATTAATTTTGAAATCTTCAAGGTTATTGGTACTTTATCTGAAGATAAAGATGGTTGGAAAAAACAATTAACATGTACTAGTTGGGGAAAATACAATCCTAAGTTTGATCTTCGTGCTTGGGATAGTGAATATACAAGCATGAAAAAAGGTATTACCCTTTCTTTAGAGGAGCTTATTGCATTGCGTGACATCCTCAATGAAAGCGACTTGGAAGCTATTTTAGCTGAGGCTATTGAAGAAAAGCAAGCATCCAAGGAATAG
- a CDS encoding DUF896 domain-containing protein produces MSNINDTINRINELAAKKKSGQELTPEELAEKKELYEIYLSFIRGQITSTLDRVEFVDPETGERTVPKRALEDLAKEADQDIKEHKNIH; encoded by the coding sequence ATGAGTAATATTAACGATACAATAAATCGAATAAACGAACTAGCTGCAAAGAAAAAATCTGGTCAAGAATTAACACCAGAAGAATTAGCAGAAAAAAAAGAACTATATGAAATCTACTTAAGCTTCATTCGAGGGCAAATTACAAGCACCTTAGACCGCGTTGAATTTGTGGACCCAGAAACAGGTGAACGAACAGTTCCTAAACGAGCTCTCGAAGATTTGGCAAAAGAAGCTGATCAAGACATTAAAGAGCATAAGAATATTCACTAA
- a CDS encoding outer membrane beta-barrel protein: protein MKKLVLLTLAATVVAGSAFAAAPVTKISDGSTKVQADYAFKQHVSNGGGNSNDGFGVSLQHDLSNKAALQYSYDKLNAKNGDIKDHQLALVYKVHPNVNLYGAGTAIRTNDTELGFQAGVIGHVPLTNKVNGFAKAGWGNDIKQTYQVGAQYEVRPDVDLNVYYGYDKYSVDSNDKTAKGLHAGVGYSF, encoded by the coding sequence ATGAAGAAATTAGTATTATTAACTTTAGCAGCTACAGTTGTAGCCGGCAGTGCATTTGCTGCAGCTCCTGTAACAAAAATTAGTGATGGATCCACTAAGGTACAAGCTGATTATGCTTTTAAACAACACGTATCTAACGGTGGTGGCAATAGCAATGATGGTTTCGGTGTTTCTTTACAACACGACCTTTCCAATAAAGCTGCATTACAATACTCTTACGATAAATTAAATGCAAAAAATGGCGATATTAAAGATCATCAATTAGCATTGGTTTATAAGGTACATCCAAATGTAAATCTATATGGTGCAGGTACTGCGATTCGTACAAATGATACTGAACTTGGTTTCCAAGCCGGTGTTATCGGTCATGTACCTTTGACTAATAAAGTAAACGGCTTTGCTAAGGCTGGTTGGGGTAATGATATTAAGCAAACTTATCAAGTAGGTGCTCAATATGAAGTACGCCCTGATGTAGATTTGAATGTATACTATGGCTATGATAAATATAGTGTAGATAGCAATGATAAAACTGCAAAAGGTTTACACGCTGGTGTAGGCTACTCCTTCTAA
- the prmC gene encoding peptide chain release factor N(5)-glutamine methyltransferase — MHKEIWTIGRILQWTEQYFQSKEMDTPRLDGEVLLSHVLGKDRIYLYTHYDQPLIQDELDAFRPLVQQRAKGHCVAAIIGEKDFMGLTFKVNDKVLIPRPDTETLIEHVLGTYPKDSNLRILDVCTGPGTILLSLLHYLPNSSGVGLDISTDALPVARENGESFNLSDRVQFMESDMFHTLYGKKEKFDLIVSNPPYIRTGDLKMLSPDVLNEPHIALFGGEDGLQFYRILAKECRNYLNANGRVAFEVGFDQAEEVGALLQETGQYSNIHFIADLGGYNRVVTAVYEG; from the coding sequence ATGCATAAGGAGATTTGGACAATCGGTCGTATTCTCCAGTGGACAGAGCAGTACTTTCAAAGCAAGGAGATGGATACACCTCGACTTGATGGGGAAGTACTGCTTTCTCACGTTTTAGGTAAAGATCGGATTTATCTATATACCCATTATGACCAACCGCTTATTCAAGACGAGCTCGATGCCTTTAGGCCTCTCGTTCAACAACGAGCTAAGGGACATTGTGTAGCGGCTATCATTGGGGAAAAGGACTTTATGGGGTTGACCTTTAAAGTGAATGATAAGGTATTAATTCCACGACCTGATACGGAAACCTTGATTGAGCATGTACTAGGTACTTATCCAAAAGATAGTAATCTGCGTATTCTTGATGTATGCACAGGCCCTGGGACAATATTATTAAGTCTGTTACATTATTTGCCAAATTCTAGTGGTGTTGGTTTAGATATCTCCACAGATGCTTTACCGGTGGCACGCGAAAATGGTGAGTCCTTTAATTTATCTGACCGAGTACAATTTATGGAATCAGATATGTTCCACACTTTATATGGAAAAAAAGAGAAATTTGATCTTATTGTTTCTAATCCGCCATACATTCGAACTGGTGATTTAAAGATGTTGTCTCCAGATGTGTTAAATGAGCCTCATATTGCATTATTTGGTGGAGAGGATGGACTTCAATTTTATCGAATCTTAGCTAAAGAATGTAGAAATTATTTAAACGCTAATGGCCGTGTGGCGTTTGAAGTAGGCTTTGACCAAGCAGAAGAGGTAGGTGCTTTATTGCAAGAAACAGGTCAATATTCGAATATTCATTTTATAGCTGACCTCGGTGGTTATAACCGCGTAGTGACAGCTGTATATGAGGGCTAA
- the prfA gene encoding peptide chain release factor 1, whose amino-acid sequence MLVDKLQVIEDKFMDLEQRISDPEVIARQDEWRKLTRQHAQLSETVETFRTYKKVLSGIDEAMEVIEDKSMDEEFREMAQEELKELKPQKEELEEKLQVLLLPKDPNDDKNIIIEIRGGAGGDEAALFAGDLFRMYTKYAESQGWRCEIIDANEPELGGFKEVIFSVDGENVYSKMKFESGVHRVQRVPATETQGRVHTSTVTVAVLPEMEDVDIEVNEKDLKIDTYRASGAGGQHINKTESAVRITHLPSGIVVACQDQRSQLQNREKAMRVLRAKLQDQAEQEAISSMAADRKSQVGTGDRSERIRTYNYPQGRVTDHRINLTLYKLDAILNGDLDEIIQALNAADQAAKMQEANTNA is encoded by the coding sequence ATGTTAGTTGATAAATTACAAGTTATTGAAGATAAATTTATGGATCTTGAGCAGCGCATTAGTGACCCAGAGGTCATTGCTCGCCAAGATGAATGGCGTAAATTGACCCGTCAACATGCTCAATTATCTGAAACCGTTGAAACGTTCCGTACTTACAAAAAAGTTTTATCTGGTATTGATGAAGCTATGGAAGTTATTGAAGATAAATCCATGGACGAAGAATTCCGAGAAATGGCTCAAGAGGAATTGAAAGAGTTAAAACCTCAAAAAGAGGAATTGGAAGAAAAGTTGCAAGTTCTATTATTGCCTAAGGATCCTAATGATGATAAAAATATTATCATTGAGATTCGCGGTGGTGCTGGCGGTGATGAAGCTGCATTATTCGCAGGCGACTTGTTCCGTATGTACACAAAATATGCGGAAAGCCAAGGCTGGCGTTGTGAGATTATCGATGCTAATGAACCAGAGCTTGGTGGCTTTAAAGAGGTTATTTTCTCTGTGGATGGTGAAAATGTATACTCTAAGATGAAATTTGAATCTGGTGTACATCGTGTACAACGTGTACCGGCTACAGAAACACAAGGCCGTGTACATACATCTACAGTTACAGTAGCCGTATTGCCAGAGATGGAAGATGTTGATATTGAAGTTAATGAAAAAGATTTAAAAATTGATACATATCGTGCGAGTGGTGCCGGTGGTCAGCATATCAATAAAACAGAGTCTGCTGTTCGTATTACACACTTACCATCTGGTATCGTTGTAGCGTGTCAAGATCAACGATCTCAATTACAAAACCGTGAAAAAGCTATGCGTGTATTGCGTGCTAAGTTACAGGATCAAGCTGAACAAGAGGCCATTTCTAGTATGGCTGCAGATCGTAAGAGTCAAGTCGGCACAGGTGATCGTAGTGAACGTATTCGCACCTATAACTACCCACAAGGTCGTGTCACAGATCATCGTATTAATTTAACATTATATAAATTAGATGCTATTTTAAATGGCGATCTTGATGAAATTATTCAAGCCTTAAATGCTGCAGACCAAGCGGCAAAAATGCAGGAGGCTAATACAAATGCATAA
- the ftsZ gene encoding cell division protein FtsZ gives MSDFANIKVIGVGGGGNNAVNRMVDSDLKGVQFLSANTESQVLELSKADVTIQIGEKVTKGLGAGANPQIGEEAAQESREEIIKALEGADMVFVTAGMGGGTGTGAAPIVAECAKEIGALTVGVVTKPFAFEGKRRRAQAEKGIEFLTQKVDTIIVIPNDKLLQVVDKKCSLSDAFRTADDVLRQGIKGISDLIQVPGLINLDFADVKTIMTEQGEALMGIGVGEGENRAADAAKMAINSPLLETSIDGAKGILLNISGSANLSLFEINEAAEIISEAADPDANIIFGSVIDESLGDTVQITVVATGFNSNTKNVPEFGKTTTTSRPASTTNTNSGIPDIPVFMKR, from the coding sequence ATGTCTGATTTTGCAAATATTAAAGTTATCGGTGTTGGTGGCGGCGGTAATAACGCTGTTAATCGCATGGTAGATAGCGATCTTAAAGGTGTTCAATTTTTATCCGCTAATACTGAAAGCCAAGTGCTTGAATTATCTAAAGCGGATGTAACGATTCAAATTGGCGAGAAGGTTACAAAAGGTCTTGGTGCAGGCGCAAATCCACAAATTGGTGAAGAGGCTGCTCAAGAAAGCCGTGAAGAAATTATAAAAGCTCTTGAAGGTGCTGATATGGTATTCGTAACTGCTGGTATGGGTGGTGGTACTGGTACAGGTGCTGCTCCTATCGTTGCAGAATGTGCTAAAGAAATCGGTGCCTTGACAGTAGGCGTCGTTACTAAACCGTTCGCTTTTGAAGGTAAACGCCGTCGTGCACAAGCGGAAAAAGGCATTGAATTCTTGACTCAAAAAGTAGATACTATTATCGTTATTCCTAATGATAAATTGTTGCAAGTTGTAGATAAAAAATGTTCCTTAAGCGATGCATTCCGTACAGCTGATGATGTACTTCGCCAAGGTATCAAGGGCATTTCAGACTTGATTCAAGTTCCTGGCTTGATCAATCTTGACTTTGCAGATGTTAAAACTATCATGACTGAACAAGGCGAAGCATTGATGGGGATTGGCGTTGGCGAAGGTGAAAACCGCGCTGCTGACGCAGCTAAAATGGCTATTAATAGCCCATTGTTGGAAACATCTATCGATGGTGCAAAAGGCATCTTACTCAATATTTCCGGTAGTGCTAACTTAAGCTTGTTTGAAATTAATGAAGCTGCCGAAATTATTTCTGAAGCGGCGGATCCTGATGCAAATATTATCTTTGGTTCTGTTATCGATGAAAGCTTAGGCGATACAGTTCAAATTACTGTTGTGGCAACTGGTTTTAATTCAAATACTAAGAATGTACCTGAATTCGGTAAAACAACAACTACATCCCGTCCGGCATCCACTACAAATACTAACAGTGGTATCCCTGATATCCCTGTATTCATGAAACGCTAA
- the nth gene encoding endonuclease III, producing the protein MRVTKAIKAEQLKLLQEHYFDAKPALEYTNEFELLVAVVLSAQCTDERVNIVTKRLFPELNHPAKMLEIGVAKLETLIKDCGLYKSKAKNLIATCQILVDRYHGEVPREFDQLVELPGVGRKTANVVVSVLFGTPAIAVDTHVFRVSNRLKLGIAKTPEEMEQKLQKAIPKKDWAAAHHWLIYHGRRLCKARKPLCNECFLNHLCPSAGKV; encoded by the coding sequence ATGCGTGTAACAAAAGCGATAAAGGCAGAGCAGTTGAAACTGTTACAAGAGCATTATTTTGATGCAAAACCTGCCCTTGAGTATACAAATGAATTTGAATTATTAGTTGCTGTAGTTTTGTCTGCACAATGTACGGATGAACGGGTTAATATTGTTACTAAACGACTGTTCCCAGAACTTAATCATCCTGCAAAGATGCTTGAAATCGGAGTTGCTAAGTTAGAGACTCTCATTAAAGATTGCGGTCTTTATAAGTCCAAGGCAAAAAACTTAATTGCTACTTGTCAAATTTTAGTTGACCGATATCATGGAGAGGTGCCTCGTGAGTTTGATCAACTCGTTGAATTGCCTGGTGTGGGGCGTAAAACAGCAAATGTTGTGGTATCCGTTTTATTTGGTACACCAGCCATTGCGGTAGATACACATGTATTTCGCGTGTCTAACCGATTAAAATTAGGTATTGCTAAGACGCCAGAAGAGATGGAACAAAAGTTACAAAAGGCAATTCCAAAAAAGGACTGGGCTGCTGCACACCACTGGTTAATCTATCATGGTCGTAGATTGTGTAAGGCTCGTAAGCCTTTGTGTAATGAATGTTTTTTAAATCATCTATGTCCTTCAGCCGGAAAGGTTTAA
- a CDS encoding aminotransferase class I/II-fold pyridoxal phosphate-dependent enzyme has product MTSVAAKHAKGKKLKDVIFVTAGQAQADAKENGRENVVNGTLGAIHDEEGNLVFLKTVKEEYLSLSDSEHVGYAPIAGIPDFLCAAEKECFGNFRPEGHIRSIATAGGTGGIHHLIHNYTEPGDEVLTADWYWGAYRVICSDTGRTLVTYSLFDEHNNFNHEAFQNRVNELAAKQTNVVVIFNTPGNNPTGYSIEDKDWDSILNFLKDLVAIGRNNVIIGIDVAYLDYSGEKDEVRAFFNKFSHLPKEILTCVCYSLSKGFTMYGQRVGAMIGISDDEEIADEFFEVNKSTSRATWSNICRPAMRTMANIVADPAKFKEYEAERNCYYQLIRDRADIFKQEAAQVGLPMLPYRGGFFITIPTDSANAICEELKKEHIYVIALANGIRIAACGIPKCQMTGLAEKIYNAMKSLGKL; this is encoded by the coding sequence ATGACAAGTGTTGCTGCAAAGCATGCAAAAGGAAAAAAATTAAAAGACGTAATCTTCGTAACTGCTGGTCAAGCTCAAGCTGATGCTAAAGAAAATGGCCGTGAGAATGTTGTGAATGGTACGTTGGGTGCTATTCATGATGAAGAGGGAAACTTAGTTTTTCTTAAGACCGTTAAAGAAGAATATTTGAGTCTTTCGGATTCTGAACATGTTGGTTATGCACCAATTGCGGGTATTCCAGATTTTTTGTGTGCTGCTGAAAAAGAATGTTTTGGTAATTTCCGTCCAGAAGGTCATATTCGTAGCATTGCTACCGCAGGTGGCACTGGTGGCATTCATCATTTGATTCATAACTATACAGAGCCTGGTGATGAAGTATTAACAGCGGATTGGTACTGGGGTGCATACCGTGTTATTTGTAGTGATACTGGACGTACACTAGTTACGTATTCCTTATTTGATGAACATAATAACTTTAATCATGAAGCATTCCAAAATCGTGTAAACGAATTGGCGGCTAAACAAACAAATGTGGTTGTTATCTTTAACACACCAGGTAATAACCCAACCGGCTACTCTATTGAGGATAAAGATTGGGATTCTATCCTTAATTTCTTGAAGGATTTAGTTGCTATTGGTCGAAATAATGTGATTATTGGTATTGATGTAGCATATCTTGATTACTCTGGTGAAAAAGATGAGGTACGTGCGTTCTTCAATAAATTTAGTCATTTACCAAAAGAAATTCTCACCTGTGTGTGTTATAGCTTATCTAAAGGATTTACTATGTATGGTCAGCGCGTTGGTGCGATGATTGGGATCTCTGATGATGAAGAAATAGCTGATGAGTTTTTCGAAGTTAACAAATCTACAAGTCGTGCCACATGGTCCAATATTTGTCGTCCCGCAATGCGTACAATGGCTAATATTGTGGCTGATCCAGCTAAGTTTAAGGAATATGAAGCTGAACGCAATTGCTATTATCAATTAATTCGCGATCGTGCTGATATCTTTAAACAAGAAGCAGCACAAGTAGGACTTCCTATGTTACCTTACCGCGGTGGCTTCTTTATTACAATTCCTACAGACTCTGCGAATGCTATCTGTGAAGAATTGAAAAAAGAGCACATCTATGTGATTGCATTAGCAAATGGTATTCGTATAGCAGCATGCGGTATTCCTAAATGTCAAATGACAGGTCTAGCTGAGAAAATTTATAATGCCATGAAAAGTCTTGGTAAATTATAA
- a CDS encoding DUF1385 domain-containing protein, which yields MRGDLVNRERIKKFVGGQAVIEGVMMRGPGYTATAVREPAGTIVVQKEATKSIADTYPILKKPFLRGCVALYESLVIGMKALSFSAKAAGDEEEEMSNSEIAITMVISTLFAIAVFLALPTFIVKFIPGVQDNHIVLNLIEGVIRLILFLLYIWGIGLTKDIQRVFQYHGAEHKTIHTYELDLPLTVENVRQQSRLHARCGTNFLLIVMVVSIFVFAFLGWPNLLERIVSRVLLMPVVAGIAYEVIRLAGRSDHSFVKALIKLGLALQYMTTREPEDDQIEVAIRALEEVRPPESDAYEEE from the coding sequence ATGAGAGGAGATCTTGTGAACAGAGAACGTATAAAAAAGTTTGTCGGAGGACAGGCTGTGATCGAAGGTGTCATGATGAGAGGCCCTGGCTATACGGCAACTGCCGTACGTGAGCCTGCGGGAACTATTGTAGTTCAAAAAGAGGCTACAAAGTCCATTGCTGACACATATCCAATATTGAAAAAACCATTTCTTCGTGGCTGTGTAGCTCTCTATGAATCTCTAGTGATAGGCATGAAGGCTTTATCCTTCTCTGCTAAGGCTGCTGGCGATGAAGAGGAAGAAATGTCTAATAGTGAAATCGCCATTACCATGGTCATTTCTACACTGTTTGCGATAGCTGTGTTTTTGGCATTGCCTACATTTATCGTAAAATTCATTCCTGGTGTACAAGATAATCATATAGTATTAAATCTCATTGAAGGTGTCATTCGTTTAATACTTTTCTTACTTTATATTTGGGGGATTGGTCTTACGAAGGATATTCAACGAGTTTTCCAATATCATGGTGCAGAGCATAAAACGATTCATACTTATGAATTAGATTTGCCTTTAACTGTAGAAAACGTTCGCCAACAAAGTCGCTTGCATGCGCGATGTGGTACAAACTTCTTACTTATTGTTATGGTAGTTAGTATCTTTGTATTTGCTTTCTTGGGTTGGCCCAATTTGTTGGAACGTATCGTGAGCCGCGTACTCCTTATGCCTGTAGTAGCTGGTATTGCGTACGAGGTAATTCGTCTTGCTGGACGTAGCGATCATTCTTTTGTGAAAGCTCTTATTAAACTAGGTCTTGCGTTACAATATATGACAACGCGTGAACCAGAAGATGATCAAATTGAAGTTGCTATACGAGCTTTAGAAGAGGTCCGTCCACCTGAGAGTGACGCATATGAAGAGGAATAA